Proteins encoded in a region of the Terriglobia bacterium genome:
- a CDS encoding ROK family transcriptional regulator, translating to MLGRPRLLRDFNAQQILRLLRKHGPCSRADLARYSGLSAPTISSGVAYLKQHGLIEPMGQGPSNGGRPPNLLRFNSAAGYVAGVDIGTSLVRIALADLNGTIVEKLDVATHSQSTPEHVVSLIATGIRKLRARHKVPAKKLVALAAGVPGITDIQKGVVLSAPILPQWQAVPLREVLAERVGTHATVENDVNLAALGEGRWGIARGVKNFVFLTVGSGIGAGIFINGHLYHGADWAAGEIGYLYVPGTEESPLAILKPGPLEAMIGAKAIECAWRNLEGQSGGSSGQKSELDGGGILDLAESGEPLAGRILQQTARILADAVTNICVVLNPSLVVLGGRVGSRPALFKATSQIIERNEFCRPRVAVSKLATEATVLGAVQLALNVAEQKILPDIENYDAFPREGQALHHSGDYADPRENSGPGTGDVPDLRDS from the coding sequence ATGTTAGGAAGGCCGAGACTGCTTCGCGACTTTAATGCGCAGCAGATTCTCCGTCTCTTGCGGAAACATGGTCCCTGTTCACGGGCGGACCTTGCCCGATACTCCGGACTCAGCGCCCCGACAATCTCCAGCGGCGTCGCGTATCTGAAACAACATGGCCTTATCGAGCCCATGGGTCAGGGACCCTCGAATGGCGGCCGCCCACCCAATCTTCTCCGTTTTAATTCTGCAGCGGGCTATGTGGCGGGTGTTGACATCGGGACATCGCTGGTGCGGATTGCGCTCGCCGACCTCAATGGCACCATTGTCGAGAAACTTGACGTTGCGACGCATTCCCAAAGTACTCCGGAACATGTCGTTTCGCTGATCGCCACCGGCATCAGGAAGCTCCGGGCCCGGCATAAGGTCCCGGCGAAAAAGCTGGTGGCGCTGGCCGCGGGCGTTCCAGGGATTACTGACATCCAGAAAGGGGTCGTGCTTTCCGCCCCTATTCTGCCGCAATGGCAGGCCGTTCCCTTGCGCGAGGTTCTCGCGGAGAGAGTTGGGACACACGCAACAGTTGAAAATGATGTCAACCTGGCGGCGCTTGGCGAGGGGCGCTGGGGCATTGCACGTGGAGTAAAAAACTTCGTCTTTTTGACGGTCGGTTCCGGGATTGGAGCAGGGATTTTTATCAATGGCCACCTGTATCACGGCGCCGACTGGGCGGCCGGTGAGATCGGTTATCTCTACGTACCCGGAACCGAGGAGAGCCCGCTGGCGATTCTGAAGCCTGGGCCGCTGGAAGCTATGATTGGCGCCAAGGCGATTGAGTGTGCCTGGCGGAATCTGGAGGGTCAGAGCGGCGGGAGCAGTGGCCAGAAATCGGAGTTGGACGGCGGGGGCATTCTGGACCTGGCAGAATCAGGCGAGCCGCTGGCCGGCAGGATATTGCAGCAGACAGCTCGAATTCTTGCCGACGCGGTCACGAACATATGCGTTGTCCTCAATCCATCCCTGGTTGTTTTGGGAGGTCGCGTCGGCTCGCGTCCCGCCCTTTTCAAAGCCACCAGCCAGATCATCGAACGCAACGAATTCTGCCGGCCCCGCGTCGCGGTCAGCAAGCTGGCAACTGAAGCGACGGTGCTTGGAGCGGTCCAACTTGCGCTAAACGTGGCTGAGCAGAAAATCCTTCCCGACATCGAGAATTACGATGCTTTTCCCCGCGAGGGACAAGCGCTCCACCATTCTGGCGACTATGCAGATC
- a CDS encoding alkaline phosphatase family protein gives MKVWVWLGLAGAVMLAGCAVACHRRTTRPVTTQVVVLGFDGADPTLISKYVAAGRLPNLARLARTGTFKPLATTNPPESPVAWASFATGINPGGTGIFDFLKRDPKTYLPQLALVDKRKPEFLFSLIPIRPPKAINERHGTPFYAAAAEAGYKVTVLRMPLEFPPTEVPGGKLLAGLGLPDVRGTWGTFFYFGTDLTPWDVGDTEFGGKLVRLTVEDNRATALVDGPPDPTAKKFSRISVPVEFTVAPADKTVTIRLGGNSENVGEGQWSRWFRSKFPVTPFVSINAISRFYVLETSPDLRVYMSPLNIDPVHPILPISYPAEFSAQLARTYGLYKTLGWWHDTWALNEERISDGVFLQDCWRTSKRLEDITLDELRNHPPSLMVSIFTFTDSIQHMFFRLIDPQHPRYDPEEARAYGNAIPQAYERMDEIVGQVLKAMKPGATLIIVSDHGFHTWRWGFNTNTWLVQNGYMTLKNPGTGGKNYKLEDLSGQGSFFPNVDWSRTRAYALGLGQIYLNERGREGEGIVSPGPEANQLLHEIQQKLLAYRDPDNGQPVLKNVYLSRDIDHGPYMKDAPDLQLNFQVGYRTSWQTALGAIPSGVVVANVRKWSGDHCASDPSDTPGIFFCNRAVESPKPGILDIAPTVLIILGAAPPGHLDGKPLDFRPASADKARR, from the coding sequence ATGAAAGTCTGGGTCTGGCTGGGACTTGCGGGTGCGGTGATGCTCGCGGGGTGCGCGGTCGCCTGTCATCGCAGGACAACTCGCCCCGTCACCACGCAAGTTGTGGTCTTGGGATTTGATGGCGCCGATCCGACGCTGATTTCCAAATATGTAGCGGCCGGCCGGCTTCCGAACCTCGCCCGCCTCGCCCGGACAGGCACGTTCAAGCCGCTAGCGACGACCAATCCCCCGGAATCACCTGTGGCATGGGCCTCATTCGCGACCGGCATCAATCCGGGCGGGACGGGGATTTTTGACTTCCTCAAGCGTGACCCGAAGACGTATCTTCCCCAGCTTGCGCTGGTCGATAAGCGAAAGCCCGAGTTCCTCTTCAGCCTGATTCCCATCCGCCCGCCCAAGGCGATTAATGAGCGCCACGGCACGCCATTTTATGCCGCCGCGGCTGAGGCCGGTTACAAAGTGACCGTGCTTCGGATGCCGCTTGAGTTTCCGCCCACCGAAGTGCCCGGCGGGAAACTCCTGGCCGGCCTTGGCCTGCCAGACGTTCGTGGCACCTGGGGAACGTTCTTTTACTTTGGGACAGACCTGACACCGTGGGACGTTGGGGATACGGAATTCGGAGGAAAACTGGTCCGGCTGACGGTTGAAGATAATCGTGCCACCGCGCTGGTGGATGGCCCCCCCGATCCCACGGCGAAGAAGTTCAGCCGAATCTCCGTTCCCGTGGAATTCACCGTCGCTCCTGCGGACAAGACGGTTACCATTCGGCTGGGCGGCAACTCAGAAAACGTCGGCGAAGGCCAGTGGAGCAGATGGTTCCGATCCAAATTCCCCGTTACGCCGTTTGTCTCGATCAATGCTATTTCGCGCTTCTATGTCCTCGAGACTTCACCCGACCTTCGGGTTTACATGTCACCGCTCAATATCGATCCGGTGCATCCCATTCTGCCCATTTCCTACCCCGCCGAGTTCTCCGCACAGCTCGCGCGAACCTATGGGCTCTACAAAACTCTCGGCTGGTGGCACGATACCTGGGCGCTCAATGAAGAACGGATCAGCGACGGAGTCTTTCTGCAGGATTGCTGGCGAACGTCAAAGAGGCTGGAAGACATCACGCTCGACGAGCTTCGCAACCACCCGCCGTCGCTGATGGTATCCATTTTCACTTTCACGGACAGCATCCAGCACATGTTCTTCCGCCTGATCGATCCTCAGCATCCCCGCTACGATCCCGAGGAGGCCAGGGCGTACGGTAATGCGATTCCGCAGGCATACGAGCGCATGGACGAAATCGTCGGCCAGGTGCTTAAAGCCATGAAACCCGGCGCAACCCTCATCATTGTTTCTGATCATGGCTTTCACACCTGGCGGTGGGGATTTAACACCAACACCTGGCTTGTCCAGAATGGTTATATGACCCTCAAAAATCCCGGCACGGGCGGGAAGAATTACAAATTGGAGGACCTTTCCGGCCAGGGCAGTTTTTTCCCGAATGTGGACTGGAGCCGGACCAGAGCCTACGCGCTGGGTTTGGGACAAATTTATCTGAACGAGCGGGGGCGTGAGGGGGAAGGCATCGTAAGTCCGGGACCCGAGGCAAATCAGTTGCTGCACGAGATTCAGCAGAAGTTGTTGGCCTATCGCGATCCTGACAACGGCCAGCCCGTCTTGAAGAATGTCTATCTCAGCAGGGACATTGATCACGGACCTTACATGAAGGATGCGCCCGACCTTCAACTCAATTTCCAGGTGGGGTATCGAACCTCGTGGCAGACGGCCCTGGGCGCCATTCCTTCCGGTGTGGTGGTTGCCAATGTGCGAAAGTGGAGCGGCGATCATTGCGCCTCCGATCCGAGCGACACTCCCGGCATCTTCTTCTGCAATCGCGCGGTTGAATCGCCAAAGCCCGGCATCCTCGATATCGCTCCCACGGTCCTGATAATCCTGGGCGCCGCCCCGCCCGGCCACCTGGACGGCAAGCCTTTGGACTTCAGGCCAGCGTCTGCAGATAAGGCCCGCAGGTAG
- a CDS encoding aminoglycoside phosphotransferase family protein: MALKIPARVAENARRTPKGTLWLARLPEMVETLGRRWSLTVGDPFDHEDLTEGWVAPVTLSDGTPAVLKLGNPHMEGEHEIQGLRFWDGDPTVRLLEADEDHGAILLERCQPGTPLRALPEPEQDPVIAGLLRRLWRLPRAPHPFRPLSEMLKHWSRQTLADAQKWPDAGLVREGLYLFYELPRTATAETLLATDLHAANVLRSEREPWLVIDPKPFVGDPAYDATQHLFNCHERLRADRDRTIRRIADLLEVDHERVRLWTFARAAAEPHDDWNDEESLAIARATAP; the protein is encoded by the coding sequence ATGGCATTGAAGATCCCAGCCCGAGTGGCTGAAAATGCCCGCCGCACGCCAAAGGGGACGCTGTGGCTTGCGCGACTGCCCGAAATGGTAGAAACGCTCGGGCGCCGCTGGTCACTGACGGTCGGTGATCCCTTCGACCACGAGGACCTGACCGAAGGCTGGGTTGCGCCAGTGACACTCTCAGATGGAACTCCCGCGGTGCTGAAGCTTGGCAATCCGCACATGGAGGGCGAGCACGAAATCCAGGGGTTGCGCTTCTGGGATGGTGACCCGACGGTTCGCCTTCTGGAGGCTGACGAGGACCACGGCGCCATACTCCTTGAGCGCTGCCAACCCGGAACGCCCTTGCGTGCATTACCGGAGCCCGAGCAGGACCCGGTGATCGCAGGACTACTAAGGCGCTTGTGGCGATTGCCGCGCGCACCGCATCCCTTTCGCCCCCTGTCAGAGATGCTGAAACATTGGAGCCGGCAGACGCTTGCGGATGCGCAGAAATGGCCCGATGCAGGGCTGGTGCGGGAGGGTTTGTATTTGTTCTACGAACTGCCGCGCACTGCGACCGCGGAAACCTTGCTGGCGACGGATTTACATGCGGCCAACGTCCTCCGTTCTGAACGGGAGCCCTGGCTGGTGATCGATCCGAAGCCATTTGTTGGTGATCCGGCCTACGATGCAACACAACATCTTTTCAATTGCCATGAGAGGCTTCGAGCAGATCGCGACAGAACGATACGTCGCATTGCCGACCTGCTCGAGGTGGACCATGAGCGAGTCCGGCTATGGACCTTTGCGCGGGCCGCTGCGGAACCCCACGACGACTGGAACGATGAAGAATCACTGGCAATCGCCAGAGCCACAGCTCCTTAG
- a CDS encoding discoidin domain-containing protein, with the protein MSERDDIGKKKPASNISRRKFLAGATTAAALTAAPGSVLAASRAGAESGFSGLGAQGGTTPREKSNFGTIRIDATPGHETNAFKPNEALGTSIDMIPYKAADKLYAAPMVKQCLSAGWGPMSYRQHTELQIAAWHWNPTGAWSDAARKRGYFTGSSELREPILHSYGYHLRHRGNTRNGGTESGFSRLTDGDPNSYWKSNPYLAERYTGESDALHPQWVVIDLGTAQPVNAMRIDWTDPYARAYSIQYWTGNEDAMSKPTGGVWNTFPGGLLKEGHGGSVTLRISTLPITTRFLRVLMTESSHTPDTHGPEDPRNSEGYAIREIYAGTLDADGNFVDLMQHSPDQNQTATYCSSIDPWHDEGDLHMEGGEQTGFDLFFTSGVTNNLPAMVPIAMLYGIPEDAAAQIAYLKKRGYPVSYVEMGEEPDGQYAMPEDYAALYLQFASAIHRVVPEAKLGGPIFEGVNEDIKVWPDAQGRTSWLGRFLDYLKSHGRIDDLAFMSFEHYPFEPCAVTWSDLYREPELVSHILDVWREDGLPENVPMIISECNLSWNLNQSFVDIFGALWLAEYVGAFLAAGGAGINYFQFFPFPLHSGCHGWGTFGAFAAGEDHEIKGYTSQYFASRLINLEWVKPGGRMHHCCRASTDVRDGAGNELLAAYALDRPDGEWSLMIVNRDQQNARKVHVVFENQSARKEGGFSGKVRMVTLGTEQFQWHADGSNSHADPDGPPLESTLQAEKGTLFTLPKASLTILRGRVER; encoded by the coding sequence ATGAGTGAGCGCGATGACATCGGCAAGAAGAAACCGGCGTCTAATATCTCACGAAGAAAGTTCCTGGCTGGAGCGACGACAGCGGCAGCGCTAACCGCCGCGCCAGGAAGTGTTTTGGCGGCCTCGCGGGCGGGAGCGGAATCCGGATTTTCCGGTTTGGGCGCGCAGGGTGGGACTACCCCGCGGGAGAAATCCAACTTCGGGACCATCCGCATTGACGCGACGCCCGGGCACGAGACAAATGCATTCAAACCGAACGAAGCGCTGGGAACTTCAATTGACATGATTCCCTACAAGGCGGCGGACAAGCTCTATGCCGCCCCGATGGTCAAACAGTGCCTGTCTGCCGGCTGGGGACCCATGAGCTACCGCCAGCACACGGAATTGCAGATCGCCGCCTGGCACTGGAATCCCACGGGCGCCTGGAGCGATGCCGCCCGCAAGCGCGGCTATTTCACGGGCAGTTCCGAGCTCCGAGAGCCTATCCTCCATTCATACGGCTACCACCTGCGCCATCGCGGCAATACGCGGAACGGCGGGACAGAATCCGGCTTCTCGCGCCTGACCGATGGCGACCCCAACTCTTATTGGAAAAGCAATCCCTACCTGGCTGAGCGTTACACCGGTGAAAGCGATGCGTTACATCCGCAGTGGGTGGTAATCGATCTTGGAACGGCCCAGCCAGTGAACGCCATGCGGATTGATTGGACTGATCCATACGCGCGCGCGTACAGCATCCAATATTGGACAGGCAATGAAGATGCCATGAGCAAGCCCACCGGAGGCGTCTGGAACACCTTCCCCGGCGGGCTGCTCAAAGAAGGGCATGGCGGAAGCGTGACGCTGAGGATTTCAACGCTGCCCATCACAACGAGATTCTTGCGGGTCCTCATGACAGAATCATCGCACACGCCGGACACGCACGGGCCTGAGGATCCCCGGAACTCGGAAGGATACGCGATCCGTGAAATTTACGCAGGCACGCTGGACGCCGATGGAAATTTCGTAGACCTGATGCAGCATTCACCTGACCAGAACCAGACGGCAACTTACTGTTCCTCCATCGATCCCTGGCACGATGAAGGCGATCTCCACATGGAGGGAGGTGAACAGACGGGGTTCGATCTCTTCTTCACCAGCGGCGTCACCAACAACCTTCCGGCCATGGTACCCATCGCCATGCTCTACGGAATCCCGGAGGACGCGGCAGCGCAGATCGCCTATTTGAAAAAACGCGGATATCCCGTTTCCTATGTGGAAATGGGCGAAGAGCCGGACGGGCAGTACGCCATGCCGGAAGATTACGCCGCTCTGTACCTGCAATTCGCCTCGGCCATTCACCGCGTTGTGCCAGAGGCCAAACTCGGAGGCCCGATATTCGAGGGCGTCAATGAAGATATCAAGGTCTGGCCGGATGCTCAGGGCCGCACGTCGTGGCTGGGCCGCTTTCTGGATTATCTGAAATCGCATGGACGGATTGACGATCTTGCCTTCATGTCGTTTGAGCATTATCCCTTTGAGCCTTGTGCTGTAACCTGGTCTGATCTCTACCGCGAACCGGAACTTGTGAGCCACATCCTCGACGTCTGGAGAGAGGACGGCCTGCCTGAAAACGTTCCGATGATCATTTCGGAGTGCAATCTCTCCTGGAACCTCAACCAGTCGTTTGTCGATATCTTTGGCGCGCTCTGGCTGGCAGAGTATGTGGGCGCGTTTCTGGCCGCTGGCGGCGCCGGAATTAATTACTTCCAGTTTTTCCCTTTCCCGCTCCACAGCGGCTGCCATGGATGGGGGACTTTTGGCGCGTTCGCCGCCGGTGAAGACCACGAAATCAAGGGGTACACTTCGCAGTATTTCGCTTCACGATTGATTAACCTGGAATGGGTGAAACCCGGTGGCCGAATGCATCATTGCTGCCGCGCATCGACCGATGTTCGGGATGGTGCAGGGAACGAATTGCTGGCCGCGTATGCGCTCGATCGGCCCGACGGAGAATGGTCATTGATGATCGTCAATCGTGACCAGCAAAATGCCCGCAAGGTCCATGTCGTGTTTGAAAATCAATCGGCCCGGAAAGAAGGCGGCTTTTCTGGCAAAGTCAGGATGGTGACTTTGGGAACAGAACAATTCCAGTGGCATGCGGACGGAAGCAACAGCCACGCTGATCCGGACGGTCCGCCGCTGGAGTCAACACTGCAAGCTGAAAAAGGAACGC